A DNA window from Arachis duranensis cultivar V14167 chromosome 3, aradu.V14167.gnm2.J7QH, whole genome shotgun sequence contains the following coding sequences:
- the LOC127745576 gene encoding uncharacterized protein LOC127745576 — MSLDCDVIKVDFGDQLGTTIPSAKDDQAIFDDVIQSENLNKVQELSSKVDNVLSSMESMRVVNIARDVIIDKILESVSRIETMISQLSLNNDSETPTKLSVQNRHPISRLKAKSSAIDIHTAISDDEDDLTVLDHMSFTHDDPFHIKINMDKPVSPTIRSAPKKKNMSKGKSIMGTQKKLPFTHPGGIRKPKIEPKSVNKSKASYALSQPTKDYRRAVYFFSITNVITTSII; from the exons ATGTCACTAGACTGTGATGTTATCAAAGTTGATTTTGGTGACCAACTTGGAACTACAATTCCTAGTGCTAAG gATGACCAAGCTATTTTTGACGATGTTATTCAAAGCGAGAATCTAAATAAAGTTCAAGAATTGTCTAGTAAAGTGGACAATGTCCTCTCTAGCATGGAG TCAATGAGAGTTGTAAACATTGCTCGAGACgtaataattgataaaatcctTGAATCTGTAAGCCGCATTGAGACAATGATATCACAACTCAGTCTGAACAATGATTCCGAGACTCCGACCAAGCTCTCTGTACAAAACAGACATCCAATCTCAAGATTGAAGGCTAAGAGTTCGGCTATTGATATTCATACGGCTATATCAGACGATGAGGATGATCTTACTGTACTGGATCATATGTCTTTCACCCACGATGATCCGTTCCACATCAAGATCAATATGGACAAACCAGTATCTCCAACTATAAGATCCgcaccaaaaaagaaaaatatgtcaAAG GGTAAGAGCATTATGGGGACGCAGAAAAAATTACCGTTCACTCACCCAGGCGGAATTAGAAAGCCAAAGATTGAGCCCAAATCAGTCAATAAATCGAAGGCGTCTTATGCACTGAGCCAACCCACAAAAGATTATAGAAGAGctgtttatttcttttccatTACCAACGTAATTACCACTTCAATTATATAG